One region of Juglans regia cultivar Chandler chromosome 4, Walnut 2.0, whole genome shotgun sequence genomic DNA includes:
- the LOC108990201 gene encoding uncharacterized protein LOC108990201, producing the protein MKRGESGDSSVVSGLEKCWKRLWSLEISGTVKHFLWKASQDVLPTRKNICKKQVLTNPLCMIYKEDEEIVTHVLWRCIVANDIWADNTSLVQKWSVNESEFMELWKRFSECLTEAEQKWVAVAMWRIWLRRKHFMFQGKMMDPRKIIQVEGFIKANWDAAVDEGARRKGIGVIVRDHEGEILASLFVNKPFHSKPVLAECFASCRGDAQVLVKAVNTKGENWLWFGQIVEDIQEMLQRMASIANIVPLIKVVSLWRPDAAKVLSSLSKSWSSDQFSRAPLAKEEKGKKIHDKALKAYEAFDFMYSAFLALSDQRVKMIFELL; encoded by the exons ATGAAGAGGGGTGAGTCGGGTGACTCCTCAGTGGTGAGTGGATTGGAGAAATGCTGGAAGAGGCTGTGGAGCTTGGAGATTTCAGGGACAGTGAAACACTTTTTGTGGAAAGCAAGTCAAGATGTGTTGCCAACTAGGAAGAACATTTGTAAGAAACAAGTTCTTACGAATCCTTTGTGTATGATCTataaggaagatgaagaaatagTCACTCATGTGCTATGGAGGTGTATTGTAGCCAATGACATATGGGCGGATAATACTAGCCTAGTTCAAAAATGGAGTGTGAACGAAAGTGAATTTATGGAGCTATGGAAGAGATTTAGTGAGTGTTTGACAGAAGCTGAGCAGAAATGGGTAGCTGTTGCTATGTGGAGGATTTGGCTAAGAAGAAAGCACTTCATGTTTCAAGGCAAGATGATGGATCCTAGGAAGATAATCCAAG TTGAAGGTTTCATTAAGGCCAATTGGGACGCAGCAGTTGATGAAGGTGCAAGGAGAAAGGGAATTGGGGTGATTGTGCGTGATCATGAAGGGGAGATATTGGCATCGCTGTTTGTCAACAAGCCATTTCATTCAAAACCAGTTTTAGCCGAATGTTTTGCTTCGTGTAGAG GTGATGCACAGGTGCTTGTGAAGGCAGTGAACACTAAGGGTGAAAATTGGCTTTGGTTTGGACAAATTGTGGAAGATATACAAGAAATGCTTCAAAGGATG GCTTCCATTGCCAACATTGTTCCATTGATAAAGGTTGTTTCACTTTGGAGACCTGATGCAGCAAAA GTCCTCTCCAGTCTCAGCAAGTCTTGGTCTTCTGACCAATTCTCCAGGGCGCCTTTagctaaagaagaaaaaggaaagaaaatacatGACAAAGCGCTCAAGGCCTACGAGGCTTTCGATTTTATGTATTCAGCCTTCTTGGCTCTCAGTGATCAAAGagtgaaaatgatttttgaactTCTTTAA
- the LOC108990241 gene encoding CBL-interacting serine/threonine-protein kinase 23-like — MASRSSNNIRTRVGKYELGRTLGAGNFAKVKFARNVETGENVAIKILDKEKVFKHRMIVQIKREISTMKLIRHPNVIRMYEAMASKTKIYIVLEFVTGGEVFDKIARKGKLKEDEGRKYFQQLINAVDYCHSRGVFHRDLKPENLLLDVNGVLKVSDFGLSALPQQVRKDGLLHTTCGTPNYVAPEVINNKGYDGAKADLWSCGVILFVLLAGYLPFAESNLAALYKKIFKADFTCPPWFSSSAKKLIKRILDPCPSTRITIAEVIENEWFKKGYKPPSFEEADVSLADVDAIFNEIGGSKELVVERREEVPVAPVTMNAFELISTSQGLNLSSLFETQMGFVKKETRFTSKSPANEIISKIEQAAGLLGFNVKKNNFKVLKSPSHPPYQFYWLKLHGEKTGRKGHLAVATEIFEVAPSLYMVEVRKSGGDTLEFHKFYMTLAAGLKDIVWKTGDGAEERKVEGVAASG, encoded by the exons ATGGCGTCGCGGTCCAGCAATAACATCAGGACACGCGTGGGGAAGTACGAGCTGGGTCGGACCCTGGGCGCGGGCAATTTCGCCAAGGTCAAGTTCGCTCGGAACGTCGAGACGGGCGAGAATGTGGCAATCAAGATTCTCGACAAAGAAAAGGTTTTCAAGCACAGGATGATCGTCCAG ATTAAGCGTGAAATCTCAACGATGAAACTGATTAGACACCCAAATGTTATCCGTATGTATGAG GCGATGGCTAGCAAGACGAAGATATacattgttttggaatttgtgaCTGGTGGGGAAGTTTTCGACAAAATT GCACGTAAAGGGAAGCTGAAGGAAGATGAAGGTAGAAAGTATTTTCAGCAACTTATCAATGCTGTGGACTACTGTCATAGCAGAGGTGTATTTCATAGAGACCTAAAG CCAGAGAATTTACTGCTGGATGTTAATGGAGTTCTTAAGGTTTCAGATTTTGGATTGAGTGCGCTACCACAACAAGTTCGA AAAGATGGGTTGCTCCATACAACATGTGGTACGCCAAATTATGTTGCTCCAGAG GTGATCAACAACAAAGGCTATGATGGAGCAAAGGCAGATCTGTGGTCATGTGGTGTGATTCTTTTTGTCTTACTGGCTGGCTATTTACCTTTTGCAGAATCCAACCTCGCTGCATTATATAAAAAG ATATTCAAGGCTGACTTCACATGTCCCCCGTGGTTCTCCTCAAGTGCAAAGAAACTCATTAAAAGAATCCTGGACCCTTGTCCCTCAACA CGGATTACAATTGCTGAGGTCATTGAGAACGAGTGGTTTAAGAAAGGATATAAGCCGCCTAGTTTTGAGGAAGCTGATGTTAGTCTTGCCGATGTGGATGCTATCTTCAATGAAATCGGA GGTTCCAAAGAGCTTGTCGTTGAGAGGCGGGAAGAAGTGCCTGTGGCACCTGTCACTATGAATGCATTTGAGCTCATCTCTACATCTCAGGGTCTCAACCTCAGTAGTCTCTTCGAGACCCAGATG GGCtttgttaaaaaggaaacaagaTTCACATCCAAATCTCCTGCTAACGAGATAATCTCAAAAATTGAGCAAGCTGCAGGGCTTCTTGGTTtcaatgtaaagaaaaataacttcaaG GTCTTGAAGTCACCATCTCATCCTCCATACCAGTTTTATTGG TTGAAGCTTCATGGTGAAAAAACTGGACGTAAAGGTCATTTAGCCGTGGCAACAGAG atttttgagGTGGCGCCCTCACTCTACATGGTTGAGGTTCGCAAATCTGGAGGAGATACACTAGAATTTCACAAG TTCTATATGACTCTTGCTGCGGGGCTGAAAGATATTGTTTGGAAAACTGGAGATGGAGCAGAGGAAAGAAAAG TTGAAGGTGTTGCGGCATCTGGATAA
- the LOC118348217 gene encoding receptor-like protein EIX2 produces the protein MGNADLDNVSDWLQAVNMLPSLLELHLRKCGLVSLPQSISFINFTLLSVLDLSGNNFKSPIPCWLSNVSGLSILNIANNYLHGAIPDAFANLYSLKELDLSGNGQIEGLLPAGLGNLTNLHTLSLRRNNVTGVIPKSFANLCNLRTFDLELNNIGGEVTELVHGLSQCSNSNLESLYLSGNELLGGNMPYSLGELKNLKSIELKHCSFWGSIPDSIGNLSSLEILDLQYNQMNGSIPESIGKLSKILSLDLGNNSWNGVLNEAHFQNLSRLERLDLSSDLSKSTLALEVHQDWVPPFKLRYVDLHKVHIGPWFPTWLQTQDEIWFLNLNNVGISDTIPHGFWNSCSSITNLSMSGNKLYGQVPCFQILPSANYIDLSSNKFEGPLPLCFSNLSQIYLNDNMFSGPIPENIGELLPRLSHLDLSSNFVDGKIPLSIGMLKNLTALSLRNNTLSGHLPPCWEDLQYLYFLDIANNNISGSIPISMQNLTSLSVLSLHQNHFEGKFPSFFRNYKQLRSLDVSRNRFFGNLPTWIGENLPYLLRLNLRSNFFSGHIPQQLCLLVGLRILDLAHNEFSGGIPPCLGNFTDADKVFRSVFFVEKMSVVSKGRDYLYHSTLDLVYSIDLSCNNLSGEIPDTITSFSSLVSLNLSINHLNGGIPENIENLNALESLDLSRNAISGSIPDSLASLNFLSHLNLSFNNLSGKIPHGNQLQTLNDPSIYQGNSLLCGHPLLTKCLWDETEPGHVAPIDDGEVDENNEDGTDSLWFYASVVVGFVVGFWGVCGTLIVKTSWRLAYFRMFDNLKNKIAIFFTEEVGE, from the coding sequence ATGGGGAATGCTGATCTTGACAATGTGTCAGATTGGCTACAAGCGGTGAATATGCTCCCTTCTTTATTGGAGCTACACCTACGTAAATGTGGACTTGTAAGTCTTCCGCAGTCTATTTCCTTCATCAACTTCACTTTGCTTTCAGTCCTTGATCTCTCTGGCAACAACTTTAAATCCCCAATACCTTGTTGGTTGTCAAATGTGAGTGGCCTTTCGATACTAAATATTGCAAACAATTACCTTCATGGTGCCATTCCTGATGCATTTGCTAATTTGTACTCCCTAAAAGAGTTGGATCTTTCAGGGAATGGACAGATTGAAGGTCTACTACCAGCTGGTCTGGGAAATCTCACCAATTTGCATACTTTGTCTTTACGTAGAAACAATGTTACCGGTGTAATACCAAAATCATTTGCCAACCTCTGCAACTTGCGAACGTTTGATCTCGAGTTGAACAATATAGGTGGGGAGGTGACTGAGCTTGTGCACGGCTTGTCTCAATGTTCTAACAGCAACCTAGAATCATTATACTTGAGTGGTAATGAATTACTTGGGGGAAACATGCCCTACTCATTGGGAGAGTTGAAGAATTTGAAATCAATTGAGCTCAAGCACTGTTCTTTTTGGGGCTCAATTCCCGATTCTATTGGGAACTTGTCATCCCTAGAAATACTTGACCTTCAGTACAACCAGATGAATGGAAGCATTCCCGAAAGCATTGGGAAGCTATCAAAGATTCTATCGTTGGATTTGGGCAATAATTCTTGGAACGGTGTCTTAAATGAAGCACATTTTCAGAACCTCTCTCGATTAGAGCGGTTGGATTTGTCATCAGATTTGTCTAAAAGTACATTGGCTTTAGAAGTACATCAGGACTGGGTTCCTCCTTTCAAGCTACGGTATGTTGACCTGCATAAGGTACATATTGGACcatggtttcctacatggcttcaaactcaagatgaAATCTGGTTCCTTAACCTCAACAATGTTGGCATTTCTGACACTATTCCACATGGCTTTTGGAATTCATGCTCGAGTATCACCAATTTGAGTATGTCTGGTAACAAGCTATACGGACAGGTACCATGCTTTCAAATTCTCCCTTCGGCCAATTACATCGATTTGAGTTCCAATAAGTTTGAGGGTCCCCTCCCACTTTGTTTTAGTAATTTGAGCCAGATATATCTAAATGATAATATGTTTTCTGGGCCCATCCCTGAGAACATAGGTGAACTACTACCTAGGTTATCTCATTTGGacctttcttcaaattttgttgatggaaaaaTTCCCCTTTCTATTGGAATGCTGAAAAATTTGACAGCTCTTAGTTTGAGAAACAATACGCTATCCGGGCATCTCCCTCCTTGTTGGGAGGATTTACAATACTTATACTTCTTGGATAtagcaaataataatatatctggAAGTATTCCAATCTCAATGCAAAATTTGACTTCACTTTCTGTGTTATCATTGCaccaaaatcattttgaagGAAAGTTCCCTTCTTTCTTTAGAAACTACAAACAATTGCGAAGCCTCGATGTTTcaagaaatagattttttggAAACCTACCAACATGGATAGGAGAAAACTTACCCTATCTATTACGCTTGAACCTTAGGTCAAACTTCTTTAGTGGGCACATACCTCAACAATTATGTCTTCTGGTTGGTCTTCGAATTTTAGACCTTGCACATAATGAGTTTTCAGGAGGAATCCCTCCATGTCTGGGGAACTTTACTGATGCTGACAAAGTGTTTCGAAGTGTCttttttgttgagaaaatgTCGGTGGTTTCAAAGGGAAGAGACTATTTGTATCATTCGACTCTAGATCTTGTTTATTCCATAGACCTTTCATGCAATAATCTATCAGGCGAAATACCTGATACCATAACAAGTTTTTCAAGTTTGGTCAGTTTGAATTTGTCAATAAATCATTTGAATGGAGGGATTCCTGAGAATATTGAAAATCTGAATGCCTTAGAATCGCTTGATCTCTCGAGAAATGCGATTTCTGGTTCTATCCCCGACAGTTTAGCTTCTTTGAACTTCTTAAGCCACTTAAATTTATCATTCAACAACTTGTCTGGAAAAATTCCACATGGGAATCAACTTCAAACACTCAATGACCCTTCTATCTATCAAGGCAACTCTTTACTTTGTGGTCATCCTCTTCTGACAAAGTGCTTGTGGGATGAAACTGAACCTGGTCATGTAGCACCGATTGATGATGGCGAGGTGGACGAAAATAATGAAGATGGAACTGACTCACTATGGTTCTACGCTAGTGTGGTGGTTGGTTTTGTTGTTGGATTTTGGGGAGTTTGTGGGACCCTTATTGTTAAAACATCATGGAGGCTCGCTTACTTTCGGAtgtttgataatttgaaaaacAAGATTGCTATTTTCTTTACAGAGGAAGTTGGGGAGTAG